In Haliotis asinina isolate JCU_RB_2024 chromosome 15, JCU_Hal_asi_v2, whole genome shotgun sequence, one DNA window encodes the following:
- the LOC137265069 gene encoding uncharacterized protein — protein sequence MSSKTTAKKRHLYSSSSDEEVETNPLKSSHWPKFIVIEGQESAAVKLNPFAVEKAIKGIAGDVDNIRKLRSGALLVECANKHQSSNLLKTKSLANVPVRPSVHKSLNSCRGVIRDRDKHLADMSEEEIVHALSPQGVSHIKRFSLKKPTGTIVTNTYLITFACAQLPKEIRAGYCNIKVDTYIPPPLRCYKCQKFGHGANSCRNSKACFRCGSSEHEGSECNEEARCVNCSGHHPAFSKQCPVFQKENDIVKMKTQRNITYYEARTIVEGNLPNINQSYSAAASQSLRKTTCSASCQTDFTWLEAEQPKQISLKSAHSQTDSSSQPSNSTKSLDSSTSKQQNPKNSGRVSKGELDPIQQFYELQSSPNSQKAQKHAKTKSNQQIDLQPKTVETRNSYEVFENMELGPSSRTSSPSPSRDEHTTRSRGGNRSYSSSRRRGRSPILPPSKHP from the coding sequence ATGTCTTCCAAAACAACCGCCAAGAAAAGACATTTGTATTCTAGCTCATCTGACGAAGAAGTTGAAACAAATCCATTAAAGTCAAGTCACTGGCCCAAATTTATTGTCATTGAAGGTCAGGAATCTGCTGCAGTAAAACTCAACCCTTTTGCAGTAGAAAAGGCTATCAAAGGGATTGCAGGTGATGTTGACAACATTCGTAAGTTGAGATCTGGAGCCCTTCTTGTAGAATGTGCCAATAAACACCAATCATCAAACTTATTGAAAACCAAGTCACTGGCAAATGTACCTGTTCGTCCATCCGTCCACAAGTCTTTGAATTCCTGTAGGGGAGTCATCAGGGACAGAGATAAGCACTTAGCAGATATGAGTGAAGAGGAAATCGTTCATGCCCTCTCCCCACAAGGAGTATCCCATATTAAACGTTTCTCTCTGAAGAAACCAACTGGAACCATTGTCACTAATACCTATTTGATTACTTTTGCATGTGCTCAACTTCCAAAGGAAATTCGAGCAGGCTATTGTAATATCAAAGTGGACACCTATATCCCACCTCCACTACGgtgttacaaatgccaaaagttcggccatggtGCAAACTCGTGCAGGAATTCAAAGGCTTGTTTTCGCTGTGGCTCATCAGAGCATGAAGGCTCAGAATGTAATGAGGAGGCACGTTGTGTTAATTGCTCGGGTCATCACCCAGCATTCTCAAAGCAGTGTCCAGTCTTCCAAAAAGAAAATGACAtagtaaaaatgaaaacacaaagaaacatCACCTACTATGAAGCCAGAACTATCGTTGAAGGAAATCTGCCTAATATCAACCAATCTTACTCTGCAGCTGCTTCTCAATCACTTAGAAAGACCACTTGCTCAGCCTCTTGTCAAACTGACTTTACATGGCTTGAGGCAGAACAACCTAAACAAATCTCCCTTAAGTCAGCTCACTCTCAGACAGATAGCTCTTCTCAACCTTCTAATTCTACCAAATCCTTAGATTCCTCAACCTCTAAACAACAAAACCCTAAAAATTCTGGCCGAGTCTCCAAGGGAGAATTAGACCCCATCCAACAATTCTACGAATTGCAATCATCCCCAAATAGCCAAAAAGCGCAGAAGCACGCTAAAACCAAATCCAACCAACAGATTGATTTACAACCAAAAACAGTTGAAACTAGGAATTCCTATGAAGTCTTTGAAAATATGGAACTTGGTCCTTCCTCTAGAACCTCCAGCCCATCACCTTCTCGTGATGAACATACGACTCGGTCTAGAGGTGGCAACCGTTCTTATTCTTCCAGTAGAAGAAGAGGGAGATCTCCAATTCTTCCTCCAAGTAAGCATCCTTAA
- the LOC137265071 gene encoding uncharacterized protein has protein sequence MYGPLICSRYASRGLISLVNLAPRPFRCHHGYQGGFASYGATGKGSYGASLGKQNAIYFEPVRDMLLESIKTIPIRQNHVFNIGDYGTADGATSMTFMTDLLKTLRDHHGPGTEFRVIHEDQELNDFNSLFRRLAGIIPDPPSYLEYLPNVYAHASSVHFHTQCVPSNSMHFIMSVAAAQWLPKSPTVYKDSLYIYPDSSDAEKKALMKAGGEAWETFLTMRSKELIPGGLLFVAVCCEYTDASTGEPTYTSKSFLLLATRVWREFRDSGKILEEEFINTNFPIYLQTRKQLTSPFTDLTSPVKRSGLQLLFSEVYINIDVFYDAWMEKKEREGIDDRGEFARMYVAAHRNWSNSTFVNGLSETRSQEEKEKIVDELFATIEKRMTSISPDEFKNDMGLNYLIIRKRA, from the coding sequence ATGTACGGACCACTTATCTGCAGCAGATATGCAAGCCGGGGATTGATTTCATTGGTTAATCTAGCACCTCGTCCGTTTAGATGTCACCATGGATACCAAGGAGGATTTGCTTCTTACGGTGCCACTGGCAAAGGGAGTTATGGAGCCTCacttggaaaacaaaatgcCATCTATTTTGAGCCAGTCCGTGACATGCTACTGGAGAGTATCAAGACAATACCCATACGacaaaatcatgttttcaaCATCGGCGACTACGGCACAGCTGACGGAGCAACGTCCATGACGTTCATGACTGACCTGTTGAAGACCCTCCGGGATCACCATGGTCCAGGGACGGAGTTCCGGGTGATCCACGAAGATCAGGAGCTTAATGACTTCAACTCACTGTTTAGACGACTAGCAGGTATAATTCCAGATCCGCCCTCTTACCTTGAATACCTTCCAAATGTCTATGCTCATGCGAGTAGCGTTCATTTCCATACACAGTGCGTTCCATCAAACTCAATGCACTTCATCATGTCAGTAGCTGCTGCTCAATGGTTGCCCAAGTCACCAACTGTCTATAAAGATTCCTTATACATCTACCCGGATAGCAGTGATGCAGAAAAGAAAGCCTTGATGAAAGCAGGAGGGGAAGCCTGGGAAACGTTTTTGACGATGAGAAGCAAAGAGTTGATACCAGGAGGTCTATTGTTCGTGGCCGTGTGTTGTGAATACACTGATGCTTCCACTGGGGAACCAACGTACACGTCAAAATCATTTTTACTCTTAGCTACACGGGTGTGGAGGGAATTTAGAGATTCGGGCAAAATATTAGAGGAAGAATTCATAAATACAAACTTTCCAATTTATCTCCAAACACGGAAACAGTTAACGTCCCCTTTTACTGACTTGACATCCCCAGTGAAGAGATCAGGATTACAGCTTCTGTTCTCTGAGGTGTACATCAATATAGATGTGTTCTATGATGCTTGGATGGAGAAGAAAGAGAGGGAAGGGATTGATGACAGGGGGGAGTTTGCCAGGATGTACGTGGCAGCTCATAGGAACTGGAGTAACAGCACATTCGTGAATGGTCTCTCAGAGACTCGCTCACAGGAAGAGAAGGAGAAGATAGTTGATGAACTCTTTGCAACTATTGAGAAACGCATGACTTCTATCAGTCCAGATGAGTTCAAGAATGATATGGGTTTGAATTACCTCATCATAAGGAAAAGAGCCTGA